The proteins below are encoded in one region of Gambusia affinis linkage group LG07, SWU_Gaff_1.0, whole genome shotgun sequence:
- the sumf1 gene encoding formylglycine-generating enzyme isoform X1, with amino-acid sequence MVRYFLLLLVVVLVNVEVCLQSSCGGEQEADSTEGTAGCGCDKLRRTDSGAVDSKEERPSSEPAVKYTAAANEKISQMVFIPGGEFFMGTDDPGIPQDGEAPQRPVFIGSFYMDVLEVTNQQFQSFIKATGYVTEAEKFGDSFVFEGILSESVKSQITQAVAAAPWWLPVKGANWNHPEGQNSNITDRLDHPVVHVSWADAVAFCSWANKRLPTEAEWEYACRGGLRDRLYPWGNKLNPKGQHYANLWQGDFPLHNSGEDGYIQTSPVMSFPANSFGLHDMVGNVWEWTSDWWTVHHTTDHQHNPTGPPSGKDKVKKGGSYMCHKIIQISSVCCDHLHILERLIQFRHLPQAWLLTELQSEDLDLCRDTVQTCFAAIISSLLLTKGENPAWSFFLSYCYRYRCAARSQNTPDSSASNLGFRCVSQEKQ; translated from the exons ATGGTGCGCTATTTTCTCTTGCTTTTAGTGGTAGTGCTTGTCAATGTAGAAGTTTGTCTTCAGAGTTCATGCGGAGGAGAGCAAGAGGCCGACTCCACGGAGGGAACAGCGGGCTGCGGCTGCGATAAGCTGAGGAGAACCGACTCTGGTGCTGTGGACTCGAAGGAGGAGCGACCATCGAGCGAGCCTGCTGTAAAATACACAGCAGCTGCTAATGAGAAAATCTCTCAG ATGGTGTTCATACCTGGAGGAGAGTTTTTCATGGGAACGGATGACCCAGGTATCCCCCAGGATGGCGAGGCGCCCCAGAGACCGGTGTTCATTGGCTCTTTCTACATGGACGTACTGGAAGTAACTAACCAACAGTTCCAGAGCTTCATCAAAGCCACAGGTTATGTTACTGAG GCAGAGAAATTTGGAGACTCGTTTGTGTTTGAGGGAATCTTGAGTGAATCTGTCAAAAGCCAAATCACACAAGCA GTGGCagctgccccctggtggctccCAGTCAAAGGGGCCAACTGGAATCACCCTGAGGGCCAAAACTCGAACATCACAGACAG ACTGGATCATCCAGTTGTGCACGTCTCTTGGGCTGACGCTGTCGCCTTCTGCTCTTGGGCCAACAAGAGACTGCCTACTGAGGCTGAGTGGGAGTACGCCTGCAGGGGGGGCTTGCGAGACAG ACTTTACCCATGGGGGAATAAACTGAACCCAAAGGGACAACACTACGCCAACTTGTGGCAAGGGGATTTTCCCCTGCACAACTCTGGAGAGGACGGATACATCCAAACATCTCCT GTTATGTCTTTTCCTGCCAACTCGTTCGGTCTACATGATATGGTGGGGAATGTTTGGGAGTGGACCTCAGACTGGTGGACTGTTCACCACACCACAGACCACCAACACAATCCG ACTGGCCCCCCTTCAGGCAAAGACAAGGTGAAAAAAGGAGGGTCATACATGTGCCACAAG aTTATTCAAATTTCATCAGTTTGCTGTGATCATCTGCATATTTTGGAAAGATTAATTCAATTTCGGCATTTACCCCAGGCCTGGTTACTGACTGAGCTGCAAAGTGAAGACTTAGACTTGTGTAGAGATACTGTGCAGACCTGCTTTGCAGCTATTATCTCTTCCTTGTTGTTAACAAAGGGGGAAAATCCAGCGTGGTCTTTCTTCCTG TCTTATTGCTACAGATACCGATGTGCGGCTCGGAGCCAGAACACCCCTGACAGCTCGGCCTCCAACCTGGGGTTTCGCTGCGTTTCTCAGGAGAAACAATAA
- the sumf1 gene encoding formylglycine-generating enzyme isoform X2, whose protein sequence is MVRYFLLLLVVVLVNVEVCLQSSCGGEQEADSTEGTAGCGCDKLRRTDSGAVDSKEERPSSEPAVKYTAAANEKISQMVFIPGGEFFMGTDDPGIPQDGEAPQRPVFIGSFYMDVLEVTNQQFQSFIKATGYVTEAEKFGDSFVFEGILSESVKSQITQAVAAAPWWLPVKGANWNHPEGQNSNITDRLDHPVVHVSWADAVAFCSWANKRLPTEAEWEYACRGGLRDRLYPWGNKLNPKGQHYANLWQGDFPLHNSGEDGYIQTSPVMSFPANSFGLHDMVGNVWEWTSDWWTVHHTTDHQHNPTGPPSGKDKVKKGGSYMCHKSYCYRYRCAARSQNTPDSSASNLGFRCVSQEKQ, encoded by the exons ATGGTGCGCTATTTTCTCTTGCTTTTAGTGGTAGTGCTTGTCAATGTAGAAGTTTGTCTTCAGAGTTCATGCGGAGGAGAGCAAGAGGCCGACTCCACGGAGGGAACAGCGGGCTGCGGCTGCGATAAGCTGAGGAGAACCGACTCTGGTGCTGTGGACTCGAAGGAGGAGCGACCATCGAGCGAGCCTGCTGTAAAATACACAGCAGCTGCTAATGAGAAAATCTCTCAG ATGGTGTTCATACCTGGAGGAGAGTTTTTCATGGGAACGGATGACCCAGGTATCCCCCAGGATGGCGAGGCGCCCCAGAGACCGGTGTTCATTGGCTCTTTCTACATGGACGTACTGGAAGTAACTAACCAACAGTTCCAGAGCTTCATCAAAGCCACAGGTTATGTTACTGAG GCAGAGAAATTTGGAGACTCGTTTGTGTTTGAGGGAATCTTGAGTGAATCTGTCAAAAGCCAAATCACACAAGCA GTGGCagctgccccctggtggctccCAGTCAAAGGGGCCAACTGGAATCACCCTGAGGGCCAAAACTCGAACATCACAGACAG ACTGGATCATCCAGTTGTGCACGTCTCTTGGGCTGACGCTGTCGCCTTCTGCTCTTGGGCCAACAAGAGACTGCCTACTGAGGCTGAGTGGGAGTACGCCTGCAGGGGGGGCTTGCGAGACAG ACTTTACCCATGGGGGAATAAACTGAACCCAAAGGGACAACACTACGCCAACTTGTGGCAAGGGGATTTTCCCCTGCACAACTCTGGAGAGGACGGATACATCCAAACATCTCCT GTTATGTCTTTTCCTGCCAACTCGTTCGGTCTACATGATATGGTGGGGAATGTTTGGGAGTGGACCTCAGACTGGTGGACTGTTCACCACACCACAGACCACCAACACAATCCG ACTGGCCCCCCTTCAGGCAAAGACAAGGTGAAAAAAGGAGGGTCATACATGTGCCACAAG TCTTATTGCTACAGATACCGATGTGCGGCTCGGAGCCAGAACACCCCTGACAGCTCGGCCTCCAACCTGGGGTTTCGCTGCGTTTCTCAGGAGAAACAATAA
- the LOC122833433 gene encoding leucine-rich repeat neuronal protein 1-like — translation MAIGSQLWPPPVLLCMGFLLACLSPVRSKECPRLCVCEIRPWFTPQSTYKEATTVDCNDLRLTHIPTNLSADTQVLLLQSNVISRTSGELQVLVNLTELDLSQNNFTNVEAVGLRNMNHLTTLHLEENQIKELPDHCLGNLSSLQELYINHNQISSISPYAFSGLHSLLRLHLNSNRLHVIDSRWFEETPNLEILMIGENPVLGLLDMNFTPLGRLRSLVLAGMDLTDVPPNAFVGLDNLESISFYDNKLVRIPQLALQKVPNLKFLDLNKNPVKKIQEGDFRNMLNLKELGINNMMELVSIDRYALDNLPELTKLEATNNPKLSYIHRLAFRDMPSLESLMLNNNALTALYQHIVEVLSNLREISIHSNPLRCDCVIQWMSLNRSTVRFMEPLAMLCTTPTELRGQRVRELRLLDSTEQCLPLISHDTFPSHLNLELGMSVSLDCRAMAEPEPEIYWVTPLGAKITTDTVSERYHLSSEGTLRLSHVQVEDSGRYTCVAQNPEGADTWVSTIRVNGTLLDSTQVMKIYVKQTESHSILISWKVNSNVLSSNLKWASATMKIDNPHITYTARVPVDVHEYNLTHLQPATEYEVCLTVSNIHLQTHKSCVNVTTQGTTFALDLSDQHPSVAVLAVMSTALAFLSLATVGVYMARKWKRKNYHHSLKKYMLKTSSIPLNELYPPLINLWEADGEKDKDSTEGKPSPVDTTRSYYMW, via the coding sequence ATGGCAATCGGCTCTCAGCTTTGGCCACCTCCGGTCTTGCTGTGCATGGGATTTCTTCTTGCTTGTCTGTCACCAGTGCGCAGCAAAGAATGCCCACGTTTATGTGTGTGCGAGATCCGTCCCTGGTTTACCCCCCAGTCAACATACAAGGAGGCAACGACAGTGGACTGCAATGACTTGAGACTGACACACATTCCCACAAACCTGTCAGCAGACACGCAGGTGTTGCTGCTGCAAAGCAATGTCATCTCTCGCACCAGTGGAGAGCTGCAGGTTCTGGTGAACCTGACGGAGCTGGATCTTTCTCAGAACAACTTTACCAATGTTGAAGCTGTGGGTCTGAGAAACATGAATCACCTTACTACTCTGCATCTGGAGGAGAACCAGATCAAAGAGTTGCCAGATCACTGCTTGGGAAACCTCTCCAGCCTCCAGGAACTCTACATTAACCACAACCAGATAAGCTCCATCTCCCCCTATGCATTTTCAGGTCTACACAGTCTGTTGCGGCTCCACCTCAACTCAAACAGGCTCCATGTGATAGACAGCCGCTGGTTTGAGGAAACTCCTAACCTTGAGATCCTCATGATTGGGGAAAACCCAGTTCTTGGCCTTCTGGATATGAACTTTACACCACTGGGAAGGTTGAGAAGTCTGGTTCTGGCTgggatggatctcactgatgtTCCACCAAATGCATTTGTTGGCTTGGACAATTTGGAGAGCATATCATTCTATGACAACAAACTGGTCAGAATCCCCCAACTGGCCCTACAAAAAGTTCCCAACTTGAAATTTCTGGATTTGAACAAAAATCCAGTTAAAAAAATTCAGGAAGGAGACTTCAGAAACATGCTAAACCTTAAGGAGCTGGGCATCAACAACATGATGGAGTTAGTGTCCATTGATCGCTATGCTCTGGACAACCTACCAGAACTGACAAAACTAGAGGCTACCAACAACCCAAAGCTTTCTTATATCCATAGATTAGCATTTAGGGACATGCCCTCTTTGGAGAGTCTGATGCTCAACAATAATGCCCTGACTGCCCTTTACCAGCACATTGTGGAGGTGCTGTCAAACCTGCGGGAGATCAGTATTCACAGCAATCCACTACGCTGCGACTGTGTGATTCAGTGGATGAGTTTGAACAGGTCCACAGTGCGGTTCATGGAGCCTCTGGCAATGCTCTGCACAACCCCAACAGAACTCAGAGGCCAACGAGTCCGAGAGTTAAGGCTGCTGGACTCCACAGAGCAGTGCCTTCCCCTCATTTCTCATGACACTTTCCCCAGCCACTTGAACCTTGAGTTAGGAATGAGTGTCAGCCTAGACTGTCGGGCAATggctgaaccagaacctgaaatTTATTGGGTGACCCCTCTTGGTGCCAAAATCACAACTGACACTGTGTCAGAGCGGTACCACCTGAGCAGCGAGGGGACTCTTCGGCTATCTCATGTGCAGGTGGAAGACTCTGGCAGGTACACCTGCGTGGCACAGAACCCAGAAGGTGCCGACACATGGGTCTCCACAATCCGTGTAAACGGGACCCTGCTTGACAGCACTCAGGTGATGAAGATCTACGTCAAGCAGACAGAGTCCCATTCAATTCTGATCTCCTGGAAAGTCAACTCAAATGTCCTGTCCTCCAACCTGAAATGGGCCTCTGCTACCATGAAAATCGACAACCCCCACATCACATACACAGCTCGCGTACCCGTAGACGTCCACGAGTACAACCTCACGCACCTTCAACCTGCCACAGAGTATGAAGTATGCCTCACGGTTTCCAACATCCACTTGCAGACACACAAGTCCTGCGTCAACGTCACAACACAGGGTACCACCTTCGCACTGGACCTGTCGGACCAGCACCCAAGCGTGGCTGTGCTGGCGGTCATGTCAACAGCCTTGGCCTTCCTCAGCCTTGCCACTGTGGGTGTCTACATGGCCCGCAAGTGGAAGAGGAAAAACTACCACCACTCACTGAAGAAGTACATGCTGAAGACCTCTTCCATCCCTCTTAACGAGCTCTACCCTCCACTCATTAACCTGTGGGAGGCTGATGGAGAGAAGGACAAAGACAGCACAGAGGGGAAACCGTCCCCTGTCGACACCACACGCAGTTATTATATGTGGTGA